The following are encoded together in the Vicinamibacterales bacterium genome:
- a CDS encoding GDSL-type esterase/lipase family protein: protein MGLPRLRYLAATALTFSLACGGKGNGPVDPTPQPSAPAIACPADLTVREVRGAVQAVTYPAPTVSGGAAPVTVNCSPGSGSDFRLGATAVACSATDAQARAATCSFTVTLTGFALGAAKFLAAGDSLTEGENGRIRILDIPNAYPTKLQEALDAAYPGQNLRVINRGISGWPIERTAEELPGELAADRPDAVLLLSGYNNLLNECGRGPVNTTDCGAAINAIGDGVREVIRKSREWRVSYVFVSTLTPPGPVGPGSKDRRISNDAIVETNVRIRQIVAGNAATLVDVYPLFLGHEADYIEADGLHLRPGGSQVVAEAFFAAIQNTVKQTPLDR, encoded by the coding sequence GTGGGGCTCCCGAGACTTCGCTATCTGGCTGCGACCGCACTGACGTTCAGTCTTGCCTGCGGCGGCAAGGGGAACGGACCGGTCGACCCGACACCGCAGCCGTCCGCGCCGGCCATCGCCTGTCCCGCGGATCTCACCGTCCGCGAGGTGCGCGGCGCGGTGCAGGCGGTCACCTACCCCGCGCCGACCGTCTCCGGCGGCGCGGCGCCGGTCACGGTCAACTGCAGCCCCGGTTCGGGATCCGACTTCCGCCTGGGGGCAACGGCGGTGGCGTGCTCCGCCACGGATGCGCAGGCGCGCGCCGCGACGTGCTCGTTCACCGTGACGCTGACCGGGTTCGCGTTGGGCGCCGCGAAGTTCCTCGCGGCGGGAGACAGCCTGACCGAGGGGGAGAACGGGCGCATCAGGATCCTCGACATTCCCAACGCCTATCCGACGAAGCTGCAGGAGGCGCTCGACGCGGCCTATCCCGGTCAGAACCTGCGCGTCATCAATCGCGGCATCAGCGGCTGGCCCATCGAGCGCACGGCCGAGGAACTCCCGGGCGAGCTCGCGGCCGATCGCCCGGACGCGGTACTTCTTCTCAGCGGCTACAACAACCTGCTGAACGAATGCGGCCGCGGTCCGGTGAATACGACCGACTGCGGCGCCGCCATCAACGCGATCGGCGACGGCGTCCGCGAAGTGATCCGCAAGTCGAGAGAGTGGCGCGTCAGCTACGTGTTCGTCAGCACGCTGACACCGCCCGGCCCGGTCGGTCCCGGATCGAAGGATCGGCGCATCTCGAACGACGCGATCGTCGAGACCAACGTGCGCATCCGGCAGATCGTCGCGGGCAACGCCGCGACGCTGGTGGACGTGTACCCGCTGTTCCTCGGCCACGAAGCGGATTACATCGAAGCCGACGGACTGCATCTGCGGCCGGGCGGAAGTCAGGTCGTCGCGGAGGCGTTCTTCGCGGCCATTCAGAACACCGTGAAACAGACGCCGCTGGACCGGTAA
- a CDS encoding GDSL-type esterase/lipase family protein, whose product MRLARYFNTKIIAAAIAVAAAAGGCGGAKGPGPTPVIDPPQIACPADITVAEVPVPAIEVTYPAPTTTAGAAPVNVTCAPASGSQFALGETTVACAARDAQAREATCSFRVNVKGFTLTVKKFVTVGDSLTAGENGLPSIVDVPNSYPAKLSGLLATAYPGQDIVVVNRGVSGLKAEELEDRIPGIVNAERPDAVLLMVGYNNLTTPCAPGLFGTAACSAAIDFTAVYGTRDAIRRIKESPAGVKYIFASTLVPPGPTGSKRIDREAILEVNRRIRQHVATERATLVETYPLFQGREAELVSPDGLHLNAAGYQVVAEAFFQAIKATIPQTPQLR is encoded by the coding sequence ATGCGTCTGGCGCGCTATTTCAACACAAAAATCATCGCCGCGGCGATCGCTGTCGCGGCCGCCGCGGGGGGCTGCGGCGGCGCGAAGGGGCCGGGTCCGACGCCGGTGATCGATCCGCCGCAGATCGCCTGTCCGGCGGACATCACCGTCGCCGAAGTGCCCGTCCCGGCGATCGAGGTCACCTATCCGGCGCCGACGACCACCGCAGGCGCGGCGCCGGTGAACGTGACCTGCGCGCCGGCGTCCGGATCGCAGTTCGCGCTCGGCGAGACGACCGTCGCGTGCGCGGCCCGCGATGCCCAGGCGCGCGAAGCGACGTGCTCGTTCCGCGTCAACGTGAAAGGGTTCACGCTGACGGTGAAGAAGTTCGTGACCGTCGGCGATTCCCTCACCGCGGGGGAGAACGGCCTGCCGTCGATCGTGGACGTGCCGAACTCGTACCCGGCAAAGCTCTCCGGATTGCTCGCCACCGCCTATCCAGGGCAGGACATCGTCGTCGTCAATCGCGGCGTCAGTGGATTGAAGGCCGAGGAACTGGAAGACCGGATCCCCGGCATCGTCAACGCAGAGCGCCCCGATGCCGTCCTGCTGATGGTCGGCTACAACAATCTGACGACGCCGTGCGCGCCCGGACTTTTCGGCACGGCCGCGTGCAGCGCGGCGATCGACTTCACGGCCGTCTACGGCACGCGCGACGCCATCCGCCGGATCAAGGAATCGCCGGCCGGGGTGAAGTACATCTTCGCGAGCACGCTCGTGCCGCCGGGACCCACCGGATCGAAGCGGATCGATCGCGAGGCGATTCTCGAGGTCAATCGCCGCATCCGGCAGCACGTCGCCACGGAACGCGCGACGCTCGTCGAGACGTACCCGCTGTTTCAGGGACGCGAAGCCGAGCTCGTTTCGCCCGATGGACTGCACCTGAATGCCGCCGGCTACCAGGTCGTGGCCGAGGCCTTCTTCCAGGCAATCAAGGCGACCATCCCACAAACACCACAGCTGAGGTAG
- a CDS encoding FAD-dependent oxidoreductase has translation MPSVTIVGAGVAGLTIGYQLSRRGYQVTIVERNAVVGGLGRTFHYGDFHFDVGPHRFHTENPRVAAFIREILLEDAIEIPRKSGARMFGKYHEWPLRPSILAAMPIKLMITGAKDLVLKEHLPGESFEADVVNKYGRTLYEIFFEPYTRKFLFYSPSELHRDWARAGVNRAVIDKRAAADSLWNLLKTTMMPKPVETMFLYPPHGVGRFSDKLAESITSAGGRIILGQDVTAVETSGRRVIAVTAGSERIATDNIVWTAPLTTLNALLGVTSVDLEYLSTIFLNFEIGKPPRLDYQWTYFGGDEIFSRVTAPEAFLPSTVPPGKSGLCVEVTCRQGDARWQNPESLRQPVTDDLVRTGMVGSAGDIERVHIERVPFTYPIYKLNYMQELTRNLRELGHYSNLLLAGRCGRFWYNNMDHSIGQGLTMADKIVRGEVLAEIDSADREFWATEDDGNVPIRQEEIAEPADDVAQR, from the coding sequence GCTCTCGCGCCGCGGCTATCAGGTCACGATCGTCGAACGGAATGCGGTGGTCGGCGGACTCGGACGCACGTTTCACTACGGCGACTTCCACTTCGACGTCGGTCCGCACCGCTTTCATACCGAGAACCCGCGCGTCGCCGCGTTCATCCGCGAAATCCTGCTCGAGGACGCGATCGAGATTCCGCGCAAGAGCGGCGCGCGGATGTTCGGCAAGTACCACGAGTGGCCGCTCCGCCCCAGCATCCTCGCCGCGATGCCGATCAAGCTCATGATCACGGGGGCCAAGGACCTGGTCCTCAAGGAGCATCTCCCCGGCGAATCGTTCGAGGCCGACGTCGTCAACAAGTACGGGCGCACCCTCTACGAGATCTTCTTCGAGCCGTACACCAGGAAGTTCCTCTTCTATTCCCCCTCGGAACTGCACCGCGACTGGGCGCGCGCCGGCGTGAACCGCGCCGTGATCGACAAACGCGCCGCCGCGGACTCGCTCTGGAACCTGCTCAAGACGACGATGATGCCCAAGCCGGTGGAGACCATGTTCCTCTACCCGCCGCACGGCGTCGGACGCTTCTCGGACAAGCTCGCCGAAAGCATCACGAGCGCGGGCGGCCGCATCATCCTCGGCCAGGACGTCACCGCCGTCGAGACCTCGGGGCGTCGGGTGATCGCCGTCACCGCCGGCAGCGAGCGGATCGCGACCGACAACATCGTCTGGACGGCGCCGCTCACGACGCTCAACGCGCTGCTCGGCGTGACGAGCGTCGATCTCGAATATCTCTCGACCATCTTCCTGAACTTCGAGATCGGCAAGCCGCCGCGTCTCGATTACCAGTGGACGTATTTCGGCGGGGACGAGATCTTCTCGCGCGTCACCGCGCCGGAAGCGTTTCTGCCCTCCACCGTGCCGCCGGGCAAGAGCGGGCTGTGCGTCGAAGTCACCTGCCGGCAGGGGGACGCCCGGTGGCAGAACCCCGAGAGCCTGCGGCAGCCGGTGACCGACGATCTGGTCCGCACCGGGATGGTCGGCTCGGCCGGCGACATCGAGCGCGTCCACATCGAGCGGGTCCCGTTCACCTACCCGATCTACAAGTTGAACTACATGCAGGAACTCACGCGCAATCTGCGAGAGCTCGGGCACTACTCGAACCTCCTCCTCGCCGGCCGCTGCGGACGCTTCTGGTACAACAACATGGACCACTCGATCGGCCAGGGACTGACGATGGCGGACAAGATCGTCCGCGGCGAGGTCCTGGCCGAGATCGACAGCGCCGATCGCGAGTTCTGGGCCACCGAAGACGACGGGAACGTGCCGATTCGGCAGGAAGAGATCGCCGAACCGGCCGACGACGTCGCACAGCGATAG